One Luoshenia tenuis DNA window includes the following coding sequences:
- a CDS encoding helix-turn-helix domain-containing protein gives MNLKAIRKQVGLTQVQLAKKIGVSQPTIVAWEKGDSHPKVNHLLALSEALHCTTDELLKAG, from the coding sequence AAGCAGGTCGGGTTAACACAAGTGCAGCTTGCTAAAAAGATTGGAGTTTCCCAGCCGACTATTGTTGCGTGGGAAAAAGGCGATAGCCATCCTAAAGTAAACCACCTATTGGCTCTGTCCGAAGCGTTGCATTGTACAACTGATGAGCTGTTAAAGGCGGGGTAA